Proteins found in one Sporosarcina jeotgali genomic segment:
- a CDS encoding methyl-accepting chemotaxis protein: MFKSKSRPAEIDNFQEELTALKESQALKEEQDQVRLLELRDELAAAVMQHEKVNGQHDVLGDAVGRIEDRFENIDQLSAQTTQKSTELYEKGRSLEDQSNVMVTEATEGTREVNATAEVIKTLGEQIQASEKNMTNLSERSDEIQSIVGVIDGIATQTNLLALNASIEAARAGESGKGFAVVAQEVRNLAESTAKSTASIQTLTSSLREEIKEALDSTRTSAELVDKGVQVSLATAEKIERILTTIEKSQGDIGSIQKMIEEQKQLSAEVKSELLDAKTLFSQAHGLIIDHIEDAKEVDKRLENGIRQLSVK; the protein is encoded by the coding sequence ATGTTTAAAAGTAAAAGCAGACCAGCAGAAATAGATAATTTCCAAGAAGAGTTAACGGCCTTAAAAGAAAGCCAAGCTTTAAAAGAAGAGCAAGATCAGGTCCGTTTGCTGGAGTTAAGAGACGAGTTAGCGGCTGCTGTAATGCAGCATGAGAAAGTAAATGGCCAGCATGATGTACTAGGTGATGCGGTTGGCCGAATCGAAGATCGGTTTGAGAACATTGACCAGCTAAGTGCACAAACGACCCAAAAGTCAACTGAACTATATGAAAAAGGCCGTTCTTTGGAAGATCAATCGAATGTGATGGTTACTGAAGCTACTGAAGGTACAAGAGAAGTCAACGCTACAGCAGAAGTCATCAAAACTCTTGGGGAACAAATCCAGGCATCCGAGAAAAATATGACCAACTTAAGTGAGCGTTCGGATGAGATTCAATCGATTGTAGGTGTTATCGATGGAATTGCGACACAAACGAATTTACTGGCTTTGAACGCGTCCATCGAAGCAGCTAGAGCCGGGGAATCTGGAAAAGGATTCGCGGTTGTTGCACAGGAAGTCCGTAATCTGGCAGAAAGTACAGCGAAGAGTACAGCAAGCATCCAAACGCTCACTTCGTCATTGCGTGAAGAGATTAAAGAAGCTTTGGATTCTACAAGAACAAGTGCTGAACTTGTAGATAAAGGCGTTCAAGTCAGTCTCGCGACAGCTGAGAAAATTGAACGTATTTTAACTACAATCGAAAAGAGCCAAGGCGATATAGGTTCGATTCAGAAAATGATTGAAGAGCAAAAACAATTATCTGCTGAAGTGAAAAGCGAATTGCTGGATGCTAAAACACTCTTCTCACAAGCACATGGACTCATCATTGACCATATTGAAGATGCCAAGGAAGTCGACAAGCGTCTTGAAAACGGTATTCGCCAATTGTCTGTAAAATAA
- a CDS encoding MDR family MFS transporter: MVNSQTLGDSQSFDLKKHIPLLAVLLSGAFITILNQTLLATALPPIMRDLKINESTVQWLQSIFMLVNGIMIPITAFLIGKFSTRSLFLTAMGTFAAGTLIGALSPNFSFLLVARVLQGAGAGIMMPLLQTIMFLIFPVSQRGKAMGMFGLVIAFAPAIGPSLSGYLVDHYPWRSVFYVVFPIALVIIIAASFLLKNVTKQTNPTVDYLSIVLSTLGFGGLLYGFSVAGNLGWLSPNTLISLAVGAVSLYLFITRQLKLDEPILEFRVFKYSIFSLATGLGMIVFASMIATTVILPLFMQNLLGFNALHSGLMLLPGAIVMGFMNPLTGTLFDKYGAKWLLRIGFTILTVTTFFFANLSQDTTFTYLAVLNAVRMVGIAMVMMPSTTLGLNQLPNHLISHGTAMNNTFRQISGAVGTAVLVTITITAASSNSVAGAIHGVNIAFLVAGFIAAFGLLLSFAIRDPKKQSADA, from the coding sequence ATGGTCAATTCACAAACGCTGGGTGATTCCCAGTCGTTCGATTTAAAAAAACATATCCCGCTGCTTGCTGTGTTATTGTCTGGTGCGTTCATTACAATCTTGAACCAGACGCTTCTGGCAACTGCACTCCCCCCGATAATGAGAGATCTCAAAATTAATGAAAGTACTGTTCAGTGGCTGCAGTCGATTTTCATGCTCGTGAATGGGATCATGATTCCGATAACAGCTTTTTTAATCGGGAAATTTTCTACTCGAAGTTTGTTCCTGACGGCTATGGGGACATTTGCCGCTGGGACACTTATTGGTGCCCTCTCCCCTAACTTTTCCTTCTTGTTAGTGGCGCGGGTGTTACAGGGCGCGGGCGCTGGAATTATGATGCCGCTCTTGCAGACCATCATGTTCCTTATCTTTCCGGTTTCACAACGCGGGAAAGCAATGGGGATGTTTGGCCTCGTAATTGCATTCGCTCCCGCCATCGGTCCAAGTTTGTCCGGCTATCTCGTCGATCACTACCCATGGCGCAGCGTATTTTACGTAGTATTCCCTATCGCTCTTGTGATTATCATCGCTGCATCCTTCTTGTTGAAAAACGTAACAAAGCAAACAAATCCAACAGTGGATTACCTGTCAATCGTTCTTTCCACATTAGGATTCGGCGGCCTTCTATACGGTTTCAGTGTTGCAGGCAACTTAGGCTGGCTAAGCCCTAACACACTTATTTCACTCGCAGTCGGCGCAGTTTCACTTTACCTGTTCATCACCAGACAGTTAAAACTGGATGAACCCATTCTTGAATTCCGTGTATTCAAATACAGCATCTTCTCACTTGCGACAGGACTCGGAATGATTGTATTCGCATCGATGATTGCAACAACTGTCATACTGCCGCTTTTCATGCAGAACTTACTTGGGTTCAACGCACTGCATTCAGGGCTTATGCTGCTGCCAGGTGCGATTGTAATGGGCTTCATGAATCCATTAACCGGTACATTGTTCGATAAGTATGGAGCAAAATGGCTTCTGCGCATTGGATTCACGATTTTAACCGTTACTACATTCTTCTTTGCGAATTTGTCGCAAGACACGACATTTACGTATTTGGCAGTTCTGAACGCCGTTCGTATGGTCGGAATAGCGATGGTCATGATGCCTTCAACAACACTCGGTCTGAATCAGCTGCCAAATCACCTGATTTCTCATGGTACGGCGATGAATAACACCTTCCGCCAAATTTCTGGAGCTGTCGGAACCGCAGTGCTCGTTACAATCACCATCACTGCAGCAAGCAGTAATTCAGTTGCCGGCGCTATTCACGGTGTCAATATCGCCTTCTTAGTAGCAGGCTTCATCGCAGCATTTGGATTGCTGCTGTCGTTTGCCATCCGCGATCCGAAAAAACAATCGGCGGATGCCTGA
- a CDS encoding GNAT family N-acetyltransferase: MSMQSASIEGTRILSAQPLYASQIVKFYNKVGGETDYLSFGQDEYPLSAEEMADTIEGMKDSHGNCMLLMMDGEEIVGIGTIESSSKSRFRHVGTLGIVISQSHAGKGLGRMLMNALIDWSKDNGQTKKVSLVTRADNEHAIALYVSLGFEREGLFRKDFYDGGTYYDSLSMALFL, encoded by the coding sequence ATGTCCATGCAATCAGCGTCAATAGAAGGAACTAGAATCCTAAGCGCCCAGCCCTTATATGCCAGTCAGATTGTCAAGTTCTACAATAAGGTCGGCGGGGAGACGGATTACTTGTCTTTCGGTCAAGATGAATACCCTCTATCCGCTGAAGAAATGGCTGACACCATAGAAGGTATGAAAGATTCACATGGAAACTGTATGCTTCTAATGATGGATGGAGAAGAAATCGTTGGAATTGGTACGATTGAGTCCAGTTCGAAAAGCAGGTTTCGTCATGTGGGAACTTTAGGAATTGTGATAAGTCAATCGCATGCAGGAAAAGGACTTGGCCGCATGCTGATGAATGCACTGATTGACTGGTCCAAAGATAATGGACAAACAAAAAAAGTTTCGCTTGTCACGCGTGCTGATAATGAGCATGCCATCGCACTTTATGTGAGTCTAGGATTTGAGCGGGAAGGGCTTTTCCGCAAAGACTTTTACGACGGCGGAACTTACTATGACAGCTTAAGTATGGCGTTATTCTTATGA
- a CDS encoding tRNA dihydrouridine synthase, protein MKENFWRELPRPFFILAPMEDVTNVVFRHVVAEAARPDVFFTEFTNTESYCHPEGIFSVRGRLTFTEDEQPMVAHIWGNKPEHFRDMSIGMAEQGFKGIDINMGCPVPNVAAKGKGSGLINYPDNAAEIIQAAKAGGLPVSVKTRLGYTDIEEWHGWLRHVLEQDIANLSIHLRTRKEMSNFEAHWELIPEIKKLRDEIAPDTLLTINGDILDRQMGLELVEKYGVDGVMIGRGIFKNPFAFEKEPKEHSSKELMDLLRLQLDLHDKYSQEIEELPFKPLRRFFKIYVKGMRGAGELRNQLMSTETTDEVRKILNEFELQNTEELPE, encoded by the coding sequence ATGAAAGAGAATTTCTGGCGTGAATTACCACGGCCGTTTTTTATATTAGCACCCATGGAAGATGTGACGAACGTTGTGTTTCGCCATGTTGTGGCGGAAGCAGCTAGACCCGATGTGTTTTTTACGGAGTTTACAAATACGGAAAGTTATTGTCATCCTGAAGGAATCTTCAGCGTGCGCGGACGTTTGACGTTTACGGAAGACGAACAGCCAATGGTTGCACATATTTGGGGAAATAAGCCCGAACACTTCCGGGACATGAGTATCGGAATGGCAGAACAAGGATTTAAAGGCATCGATATTAACATGGGCTGTCCTGTCCCGAATGTCGCTGCGAAAGGAAAAGGCAGCGGGCTGATCAATTATCCGGATAACGCGGCGGAAATCATCCAAGCTGCGAAGGCAGGCGGATTGCCAGTCAGCGTGAAGACACGACTTGGCTACACGGATATAGAAGAATGGCATGGGTGGCTGCGGCATGTACTTGAACAAGATATCGCCAATTTGTCGATCCACTTGCGTACAAGAAAAGAAATGAGTAATTTCGAAGCGCACTGGGAGCTTATCCCGGAAATTAAGAAATTGCGTGATGAAATTGCCCCGGATACGTTATTAACGATTAACGGAGATATCCTCGATCGTCAAATGGGATTAGAACTTGTCGAGAAATACGGTGTCGATGGCGTCATGATTGGACGAGGCATCTTTAAAAATCCGTTCGCTTTCGAAAAAGAGCCCAAAGAACACAGCAGTAAGGAATTGATGGATCTCTTAAGGCTGCAGCTCGACCTTCATGATAAATATTCACAAGAGATCGAGGAACTTCCTTTCAAACCGCTTCGCCGCTTCTTTAAGATCTATGTGAAAGGCATGCGGGGAGCAGGCGAATTGAGAAACCAATTGATGAGCACGGAAACGACCGACGAAGTACGTAAAATACTCAATGAATTTGAGCTGCAGAATACGGAAGAACTACCCGAATAA
- a CDS encoding YceI family protein: protein MTKWSVDQSHSTVGFEVKHMMVSKVKGQFDGYTASVEAADLTDLTTASIAFDFDVSSINTHSADRDNHLKAADFFDVENFSNITFQSGSIVKKGDDYKVTGDLTIKGITKPVTFDVEFGGKGTNPWGVEVYGFEAEAKINREEFGLTWNTALETGGVLVGKDIKIKVELEVNPV from the coding sequence ATGACAAAATGGTCAGTAGATCAATCGCACTCAACAGTAGGTTTTGAAGTGAAACACATGATGGTATCTAAAGTGAAAGGCCAGTTTGACGGGTACACAGCTTCAGTAGAAGCGGCCGACTTAACGGATCTTACAACGGCTTCAATTGCTTTCGATTTTGACGTTTCAAGCATTAATACACATTCAGCAGATCGGGATAATCACTTGAAGGCAGCAGATTTCTTTGACGTAGAGAATTTCTCGAACATCACATTCCAATCTGGTTCTATTGTGAAAAAAGGTGACGATTACAAAGTAACGGGTGACTTAACAATTAAGGGAATCACCAAACCAGTAACTTTTGACGTGGAATTTGGCGGCAAAGGAACAAACCCATGGGGTGTAGAAGTATATGGTTTTGAAGCGGAAGCGAAGATCAACCGAGAAGAGTTTGGTCTGACTTGGAATACTGCTCTTGAAACTGGCGGGGTACTCGTCGGCAAAGACATCAAAATCAAAGTTGAATTGGAAGTAAATCCTGTATAA
- a CDS encoding SF0329 family protein, whose protein sequence is MTWSKLKKNLESFLCPALKDRVEYRASSYRYLPDKSGTCYIAVDKKNVFKMSDRTTLIRWYQTEQEIKNDSTIQIPISTEEIEAVRNETKGMVPEERLQVIARSRKLSEYAKELMSAQSSLSKSNFTVAANTFLTTPIEESLESNELLLNILALVDRRVGKKRIINMAEKIKYKHPIVQYFYELRLSAV, encoded by the coding sequence ATGACCTGGAGCAAATTGAAGAAAAATCTGGAGAGTTTTCTGTGCCCTGCATTAAAGGACCGGGTTGAATACCGTGCAAGCAGCTATCGTTATTTACCTGATAAATCGGGAACTTGTTATATTGCGGTTGATAAAAAGAATGTATTCAAAATGAGTGATCGAACTACTTTAATCAGATGGTATCAGACAGAGCAGGAAATTAAGAATGATTCAACTATCCAAATTCCAATCAGCACTGAGGAGATTGAAGCGGTAAGAAACGAAACGAAAGGGATGGTTCCCGAAGAGCGGCTGCAAGTAATTGCGAGGAGCAGAAAATTATCAGAATATGCTAAGGAGCTTATGTCAGCTCAATCATCATTAAGTAAATCTAATTTTACTGTTGCAGCGAATACGTTTTTAACTACTCCTATAGAGGAGAGTTTAGAGAGCAATGAGCTCCTATTGAATATTTTAGCTTTGGTGGACAGACGGGTAGGAAAAAAACGGATCATAAACATGGCCGAGAAGATAAAGTACAAGCATCCAATTGTGCAGTATTTTTATGAGCTGCGGCTCAGTGCGGTGTGA
- a CDS encoding response regulator transcription factor, producing the protein MSNRILVVEDDIAIGNLIKMALSMNQYEYVISLDGQTALQNALSMQPDVIILDLGLPDMDGIDVIAKIRSWSNVPIIIVSARNEERDKISALDAGADDYVTKPFSVDELLARIRVAFRRIASDSQLDSKEAVFINGDLRIDYLANTVFKHDVIIHLTPIEYKLLVALSHHVGKVLTHNFLLKEVWQHVSQSDVASLRVFMATLRKKIEDDPAKPTIIQTHIRVGYRMLRYGDE; encoded by the coding sequence ATGAGTAACCGCATTCTTGTAGTGGAAGATGATATCGCGATCGGTAACTTAATCAAGATGGCATTGAGTATGAATCAGTACGAATATGTGATTTCATTGGATGGTCAAACCGCTTTACAAAATGCGTTATCGATGCAACCCGATGTGATTATTTTAGATCTTGGGTTACCGGATATGGATGGTATCGATGTTATTGCTAAAATTCGCAGCTGGTCGAACGTACCGATTATTATAGTAAGTGCAAGGAACGAGGAGCGCGATAAAATCAGCGCATTGGACGCGGGGGCTGATGATTATGTAACGAAACCGTTTAGTGTAGACGAACTATTAGCGCGCATTCGTGTGGCGTTCAGAAGAATTGCGAGTGATAGCCAGTTGGATAGCAAAGAGGCTGTATTCATAAACGGCGATTTACGCATTGATTATTTGGCGAATACGGTGTTTAAACATGATGTAATCATTCACTTGACACCGATTGAGTATAAGTTATTGGTTGCCCTGTCACACCATGTCGGTAAAGTTCTGACACATAACTTCCTATTGAAGGAGGTGTGGCAACATGTATCACAATCCGACGTAGCCAGTTTGCGAGTATTCATGGCCACGTTACGCAAAAAAATAGAGGATGATCCCGCGAAGCCAACAATTATTCAAACGCATATACGTGTGGGGTATCGTATGTTGAGATATGGGGATGAATAA
- a CDS encoding sensor histidine kinase KdpD, whose protein sequence is MVDSRPSPDAILEKIKQLEKRAGIGKLKIFLGYVAGVGKTYAMLDAAQQAKKLGIDVVVGYVEPHARPETTALLEGLEKIPTKKVLYKGKTFEEFDIDAVLERKPGLVLIDELAHTNVPSMRHSKRFNDVEELLAKGFHVYTTVNIQHIESLHDLVEEITGVKVREHIPDYLIDNAAQIKLVDIEPEDLIQRLKEGKIYRAPQVERAMEQFFQKSNLVALREIALRRTADTIYHKKTLENMSLTQSTQVEDHLLVGISSSPTNAKVIRTAARLAQALHGKFTALYVQKSGINLGSDANSERLQQHIKLTEQLGGHVVSVQEEDVAAALANYARISGVTKLVIGRTATKSQWWRSNSKVSDRLSMYMPNLAMYIVPDRENEPLRFQGMIPRPKFHWMDLLKMAIIFFVASLIGMFFFMLGVSETNIVTIYILGVLVLAIWSTGWEISIVSSLVAVLIFNFLFTEPRFSFEAYHWDYPMTFLIMFISGLITSSLARKVKQQAVGAVRKSYRMEVLLETNRKLQHAKSLEEIISEGMTQIVKLVEKPAVFFHLDNQLIMKKVYFRTTVMTSAENMSMEALFDNVNERGVVTWVAKNKQTAGVSTDTFPEASAYYIPVISSGNVEGVVGIMLTKSDPIPSFERNILDALINEFSFALDKWYLQKSNEEVVREAELEQMRANFLRAISHDLRTPLTSISGNSDMLLTSGDQINKEQKVQLYRDINSNSKWLLQMVENLLAVSRLDGGELSIEMQPELVEEILQESLLHVTQNDKTHHIHCQVEPDLIFAVMDARLMIQAIINIINNALTYTPIGSEITMTAQEEGNFVRIRIADNGPGISDTIKDRLFEPFTTDKIYRSDSRRGLGLGLSLCQAIVKVHGSELTVEDNVPTGAIFSFTLEKGDVHVNE, encoded by the coding sequence ATGGTAGATAGTCGTCCAAGTCCAGATGCGATTTTAGAGAAAATTAAACAGTTAGAAAAAAGAGCCGGAATCGGCAAGTTGAAAATATTTCTGGGGTATGTAGCAGGAGTCGGAAAAACATACGCCATGCTTGACGCTGCCCAACAAGCAAAAAAACTGGGTATAGATGTGGTCGTCGGCTATGTTGAACCACATGCCCGCCCTGAAACAACGGCCTTACTTGAAGGGCTTGAGAAGATACCTACTAAGAAAGTTCTTTATAAAGGAAAGACATTTGAAGAATTCGATATCGATGCAGTGCTTGAACGAAAACCTGGACTTGTCTTGATTGATGAATTGGCACATACCAATGTACCGTCAATGCGCCATTCAAAGAGATTTAATGATGTCGAGGAACTGCTTGCCAAAGGGTTTCACGTTTACACAACTGTAAATATCCAGCATATTGAAAGCCTTCATGATTTGGTGGAGGAAATCACCGGCGTGAAAGTGCGTGAGCATATACCGGATTATTTAATAGATAACGCAGCACAAATTAAACTCGTTGATATTGAACCGGAGGATTTAATCCAGCGTTTAAAGGAAGGGAAAATATATCGTGCACCACAAGTCGAAAGGGCGATGGAACAATTTTTTCAAAAATCGAATTTAGTCGCGCTCCGCGAAATTGCATTACGCCGAACAGCTGATACGATTTATCACAAAAAAACGCTAGAGAATATGTCTCTAACTCAAAGCACACAAGTGGAGGATCATTTGCTAGTGGGGATTAGTAGTTCACCGACAAATGCAAAAGTTATCCGGACCGCCGCACGACTGGCCCAAGCGTTACACGGTAAGTTCACAGCGTTATATGTACAGAAATCAGGAATAAATCTCGGTAGTGATGCGAATTCAGAGAGATTGCAACAGCACATCAAACTAACAGAGCAACTTGGTGGCCATGTCGTAAGCGTTCAGGAGGAAGATGTAGCGGCTGCCCTAGCCAATTATGCCCGAATAAGTGGTGTGACGAAGCTAGTTATCGGAAGAACTGCGACGAAATCTCAATGGTGGAGGTCGAATTCCAAAGTAAGTGATCGACTTAGTATGTACATGCCAAACTTGGCAATGTACATTGTGCCTGATAGGGAAAACGAACCGCTCCGTTTTCAGGGAATGATCCCTCGACCTAAGTTCCATTGGATGGACTTATTGAAAATGGCAATTATATTTTTCGTAGCATCATTGATAGGAATGTTCTTCTTTATGCTTGGTGTGAGTGAAACAAATATCGTTACTATCTATATTTTAGGTGTGCTTGTACTTGCAATATGGTCGACGGGATGGGAAATCAGCATTGTTAGTTCGTTAGTTGCGGTGCTGATTTTCAATTTTTTATTCACTGAACCGAGGTTTTCATTTGAAGCCTATCATTGGGATTACCCTATGACGTTTCTGATCATGTTCATCTCCGGGTTAATTACGAGTAGCTTGGCACGGAAAGTAAAACAGCAAGCTGTTGGTGCAGTACGCAAGTCTTATCGGATGGAAGTGCTACTTGAGACAAATCGTAAATTACAGCATGCGAAATCACTTGAGGAAATCATTTCAGAAGGAATGACACAAATTGTCAAACTCGTTGAAAAACCAGCCGTATTTTTTCATCTGGACAATCAATTAATCATGAAGAAAGTGTATTTCCGAACTACTGTTATGACCTCTGCAGAAAACATGTCGATGGAAGCACTGTTTGATAATGTAAACGAACGGGGCGTAGTAACATGGGTCGCAAAAAACAAGCAGACTGCCGGCGTTTCGACAGATACTTTCCCCGAAGCAAGTGCGTACTATATACCTGTCATATCAAGTGGGAACGTTGAAGGGGTTGTTGGAATTATGCTAACAAAAAGTGATCCGATCCCATCTTTTGAACGAAATATTCTAGATGCCCTCATTAATGAATTCTCATTTGCGCTTGATAAATGGTATTTACAAAAGTCGAATGAAGAAGTCGTTCGTGAAGCCGAGCTTGAACAAATGCGTGCCAACTTTTTACGTGCGATTTCGCATGATTTACGAACACCACTAACGAGTATCTCAGGTAACTCGGATATGTTGCTTACTAGCGGGGATCAAATTAATAAAGAACAAAAAGTTCAGCTATATCGCGATATAAATAGTAATTCAAAGTGGCTTTTACAGATGGTCGAAAATCTGCTTGCTGTATCGAGATTAGATGGAGGAGAACTGTCAATTGAAATGCAGCCGGAGCTAGTTGAAGAGATTTTGCAAGAATCACTTTTGCATGTGACCCAAAACGACAAAACGCATCATATTCACTGCCAAGTTGAGCCTGATTTGATATTTGCGGTGATGGATGCGCGGCTTATGATCCAGGCAATTATCAATATTATTAATAACGCATTGACCTATACACCTATTGGAAGTGAAATCACAATGACAGCGCAGGAAGAAGGCAACTTTGTGCGTATTAGAATAGCTGATAATGGACCTGGAATTAGTGACACAATAAAAGATCGATTGTTTGAACCCTTCACAACGGATAAAATCTACCGTAGTGACAGTCGGCGTGGTCTTGGACTCGGACTTTCACTGTGCCAAGCTATCGTCAAAGTCCATGGCAGTGAGCTCACAGTTGAAGACAATGTGCCAACAGGTGCGATCTTTAGTTTTACGCTAGAAAAAGGAGATGTCCATGTAAATGAGTAA